Proteins from one Malania oleifera isolate guangnan ecotype guangnan chromosome 4, ASM2987363v1, whole genome shotgun sequence genomic window:
- the LOC131153118 gene encoding heterogeneous nuclear ribonucleoprotein 1-like isoform X1, whose amino-acid sequence MDMELGKLFIGGISWDTNEDRLKEYFQTFGEVAEAVIMKDRTTGRARGFGFVVFADPAVAERVVMEKHMIDGRTVEAKKAIPRDDQHILNKNNSSIHGSPSPARTRKIFVGGLASSVTESDFKKYFDQFGTITDVVVMYDHNTQRPRGFGFITYDSEEAAEKVLLKTFHELNGKMVEVKRAVPKELSPGPSRSQLGGYNYGLSKVSSFLNGYTQGYNPGTIGGYGLKIDGRSSPVTVGRSGISPFGLSGYGMGLNFEPGFSPSYGGGANISSNLSYGRGLNSFYSGNSNRYGSPNGFGGGNGGTGSILSSTNRSLWGNDSLNYASNSANSSPFIGSGIGNNTGASSFGSIGAIWGSSPVSTQIGGKSSVYSCGKLSYGSEDLNFESGGAGYRRNGSTTGAPDSSYAPSNGGYDGAYGDFYEGGSIYGNSTWRSSSSELERPVSFSYGLGNADSDVMSKNSAGYVGGYSVTNRQANRGKMHFSFFCPPTPFPLIASLLHKHGIKFS is encoded by the exons ATGGATATGGAACTTGGTAAGCTTTTCATTGGTGGAATTTCTTGGGACACTAATGAAGACCGCCTTAAGGAGTATTTCCAAACTTTCGGAGAAGTGGCAGAAGCTGTGATAATGAAAGATCGGACCACTGGCCGTGCCCGTGGTTTTGGTTTTGTTGTCTTCGCTGACCCTGCTGTTGCCGAAAGAGTTGTAATGGAAAAGCACATGATAGATGGTAGAACT GTTGAGGCAAAGAAAGCTATTCCCAGGGATGATCAACACATTCTGAACAAAAATAATAGTAGCATACATGGGTCACCTAGTCCTGCCCGTACAAGAAAGATATTTGTGGGAGGTTTAGCATCCAGTGTTACAGAGAGTGACTTTAAGAAGTACTTTGATCAATTTGGGACAATCACAGATGTTGTTGTCATGTATGATCACAACACTCAAAGGCCGAGAGGTTTTGGATTCATCACTTATGATTCAGAGGAAGCAGCAGAGAAAGTTTTGCTTAAAACTTTTCATGAACTTAATGGAAAAATGGTTGAGGTCAAGCGAGCTGTCCCCAAAGAATTATCTCCTGGGCCAAGTCGGAGCCAATTAGGCGGATACAACTATGGTTTGAGTAAGGTCAGTAGCTTTCTTAATGGTTACACTCAGGGTTATAATCCAGGCACGATCGGAGGCTATGGACTTAAAATAGATGGCAGATCTAGTCCTGTGACTGTTGGTCGGAGTGGAATTTCCCCATTTGGTCTTTCGGGTTATGGGATGGGACTGAATTTTGAGCCAGGCTTTAGTCCGAGCTATGGTGGAGGTGCAAACATTAGTTCTAATCTTAGCTATGGGCGGGGATTGAACTCTTTTTATAGTGGAAATTCTAACAGGTATGGTAGCCCCAATGGTTTTGGTGGGGGTAATGGAGGAACTGGCTCTATTTTGAGTTCAACAAATCGTAGTTTGTGGGGAAATGATAGTCTTAATTATGCTTCAAACTCAGCAAACTCCAGCCCTTTTATTGGCTCTGGAATTGGGAATAATACTGGTGCAAGTTCTTTTGGCAGTATTGGAGCAATTTGGGGTTCCTCTCCCGTCTCAACTCAAATTGGGGGGAAAAGTTCTGTTTATAGTTGTGGAAAACTTAGTTATGGGAGTGAAGACCTCAATTTTGAGTCAGGAGGCGCAGGTTACAGAAGAAATGGCAGTACCACTGGGGCACCAGATTCTTCATATGCTCCTTCAAATGGTGGTTATGATGGAGCATATGGAGACTTTTATGAAGGTGGTTCAATTTATGGGAATTCCACTTGGAGGTCATCATCTTCAGAGCTGGAGAGGCCTGTTTCATTTAGTTATGGGCTTGGGAATGCGGATTCAGATGTTATGAGTAAAAACTCTGCTGGCTACGTCGGTGGTTATAGTGTTACTAATAGACAAGCAAATAGAGGTAAGATGCATTTCTCCTTCTTCTGCCCCCCAACACCTTTTCCATTAATTGCAAGTTTGCTGCACAAACATGGGATTAAATTTAGCTAA
- the LOC131153118 gene encoding heterogeneous nuclear ribonucleoprotein 1-like isoform X2, with protein MDMELGKLFIGGISWDTNEDRLKEYFQTFGEVAEAVIMKDRTTGRARGFGFVVFADPAVAERVVMEKHMIDGRTVEAKKAIPRDDQHILNKNNSSIHGSPSPARTRKIFVGGLASSVTESDFKKYFDQFGTITDVVVMYDHNTQRPRGFGFITYDSEEAAEKVLLKTFHELNGKMVEVKRAVPKELSPGPSRSQLGGYNYGLSKVSSFLNGYTQGYNPGTIGGYGLKIDGRSSPVTVGRSGISPFGLSGYGMGLNFEPGFSPSYGGGANISSNLSYGRGLNSFYSGNSNRYGSPNGFGGGNGGTGSILSSTNRSLWGNDSLNYASNSANSSPFIGSGIGNNTGASSFGSIGAIWGSSPVSTQIGGKSSVYSCGKLSYGSEDLNFESGGAGYRRNGSTTGAPDSSYAPSNGGYDGAYGDFYEGGSIYGNSTWRSSSSELERPVSFSYGLGNADSDVMSKNSAGYVGGYSVTNRQANRGIAA; from the exons ATGGATATGGAACTTGGTAAGCTTTTCATTGGTGGAATTTCTTGGGACACTAATGAAGACCGCCTTAAGGAGTATTTCCAAACTTTCGGAGAAGTGGCAGAAGCTGTGATAATGAAAGATCGGACCACTGGCCGTGCCCGTGGTTTTGGTTTTGTTGTCTTCGCTGACCCTGCTGTTGCCGAAAGAGTTGTAATGGAAAAGCACATGATAGATGGTAGAACT GTTGAGGCAAAGAAAGCTATTCCCAGGGATGATCAACACATTCTGAACAAAAATAATAGTAGCATACATGGGTCACCTAGTCCTGCCCGTACAAGAAAGATATTTGTGGGAGGTTTAGCATCCAGTGTTACAGAGAGTGACTTTAAGAAGTACTTTGATCAATTTGGGACAATCACAGATGTTGTTGTCATGTATGATCACAACACTCAAAGGCCGAGAGGTTTTGGATTCATCACTTATGATTCAGAGGAAGCAGCAGAGAAAGTTTTGCTTAAAACTTTTCATGAACTTAATGGAAAAATGGTTGAGGTCAAGCGAGCTGTCCCCAAAGAATTATCTCCTGGGCCAAGTCGGAGCCAATTAGGCGGATACAACTATGGTTTGAGTAAGGTCAGTAGCTTTCTTAATGGTTACACTCAGGGTTATAATCCAGGCACGATCGGAGGCTATGGACTTAAAATAGATGGCAGATCTAGTCCTGTGACTGTTGGTCGGAGTGGAATTTCCCCATTTGGTCTTTCGGGTTATGGGATGGGACTGAATTTTGAGCCAGGCTTTAGTCCGAGCTATGGTGGAGGTGCAAACATTAGTTCTAATCTTAGCTATGGGCGGGGATTGAACTCTTTTTATAGTGGAAATTCTAACAGGTATGGTAGCCCCAATGGTTTTGGTGGGGGTAATGGAGGAACTGGCTCTATTTTGAGTTCAACAAATCGTAGTTTGTGGGGAAATGATAGTCTTAATTATGCTTCAAACTCAGCAAACTCCAGCCCTTTTATTGGCTCTGGAATTGGGAATAATACTGGTGCAAGTTCTTTTGGCAGTATTGGAGCAATTTGGGGTTCCTCTCCCGTCTCAACTCAAATTGGGGGGAAAAGTTCTGTTTATAGTTGTGGAAAACTTAGTTATGGGAGTGAAGACCTCAATTTTGAGTCAGGAGGCGCAGGTTACAGAAGAAATGGCAGTACCACTGGGGCACCAGATTCTTCATATGCTCCTTCAAATGGTGGTTATGATGGAGCATATGGAGACTTTTATGAAGGTGGTTCAATTTATGGGAATTCCACTTGGAGGTCATCATCTTCAGAGCTGGAGAGGCCTGTTTCATTTAGTTATGGGCTTGGGAATGCGGATTCAGATGTTATGAGTAAAAACTCTGCTGGCTACGTCGGTGGTTATAGTGTTACTAATAGACAAGCAAATAGAG GTATTGCTGCCTAG